One part of the Streptomyces ferrugineus genome encodes these proteins:
- a CDS encoding MarR family winged helix-turn-helix transcriptional regulator, with protein sequence MTTTPTADWLRLDQQICFSLNAASRAFGGVYRVVLKDLGLTYPQYLVMLVLWEHGDLPVKKLGEHLRLDSGTLSPLLKRLEAAGLVRRERSARDERSVEVRLTDEGTALRERALQVPRRIAAATGFDTDAIGELRERLDQLTAALDTAALEES encoded by the coding sequence ATGACGACCACGCCCACGGCGGACTGGCTCCGCCTCGACCAGCAGATCTGCTTCTCCCTGAACGCCGCCTCCCGCGCCTTCGGCGGCGTCTACCGCGTGGTCCTGAAGGACCTGGGGCTCACCTACCCGCAGTACCTGGTGATGCTGGTGCTGTGGGAGCACGGCGACCTGCCCGTGAAGAAGCTCGGCGAACATCTGCGCCTGGACTCCGGCACCCTGTCGCCGCTGCTCAAGCGGCTGGAGGCGGCCGGTCTGGTGCGCCGGGAGCGCAGCGCCCGCGACGAGCGCTCGGTGGAGGTGCGGCTCACGGACGAGGGCACCGCGCTGCGCGAGCGGGCCTTGCAGGTGCCGCGCCGGATCGCCGCGGCGACGGGCTTCGACACGGACGCGATCGGCGAACTGCGGGAACGGCTGGACCAGCTCACCGCGGCGCTGGACACGGCGGCGCTGGAGGAGTCGTAG
- a CDS encoding organic hydroperoxide resistance protein, which yields MDALYTAVATATHGREGRAVSNDGKIDLPLSIPVEMGGNGQGTNPEQLFAAGYAACFGSALGLVGRQAKVDVSDAAVTAEVGIGKQGEGFALAVTLRVELPDTLDEATGRKLVEQAHQVCPYSNATRGNIPVELVIE from the coding sequence ATGGACGCGCTCTACACCGCTGTCGCCACCGCCACCCACGGCCGTGAGGGCCGCGCCGTCTCCAACGACGGCAAGATCGACCTCCCGCTGAGCATCCCGGTGGAGATGGGCGGCAACGGGCAGGGCACCAACCCCGAGCAGCTCTTCGCCGCCGGGTACGCCGCCTGCTTCGGCAGCGCCCTCGGCCTCGTCGGCCGCCAGGCCAAGGTCGACGTCTCCGACGCCGCCGTCACCGCCGAGGTCGGCATAGGCAAGCAGGGCGAGGGCTTCGCCCTGGCGGTCACCCTCCGGGTCGAACTGCCCGACACCCTGGACGAGGCGACCGGCCGCAAGCTGGTCGAGCAGGCCCACCAGGTCTGCCCCTACTCCAACGCCACCCGCGGCAACATCCCGGTCGAGCTCGTCATCGAGTAG
- a CDS encoding bifunctional glycosyltransferase/CDP-glycerol:glycerophosphate glycerophosphotransferase — protein sequence MPRFSVIVPVYQVQAYLHECLESVLTQSYPDLELIAVDDCSPDACGAIIDEFAARDPRVHAVHLAENQGLGAARNTGIAQATGDYLIFLDSDDSLTPGALHAIADRLKETGDPDVLVYDYARAYWTGETVRNQAAARLTEEGPAPFRLSDRPGLLRMLMVAWNKAYRRDFVEEEGFAFPSGYYEDTPWTYPILMTAESIATLDRVCVHYRQRRRGGILGTVSPRHFDVFEQYDRVFAYVDHHPELAGWRPLLFRRMVDHLLVVFARRDRLPRRSRTAFLRTARTYYRRYRTPGIPVPVRARLHCTLIRLGLHRTYRVLRLTAALLRRTAKAADRLLKSLRSAALRLHYRVQRWLPVRSDRAVFGAHGVRGQGCAPGALEQAFRTHAPHIRTAWIADAGQRDPVRSGTRRLRPGTAAYWTALARSKYLVHNAGLDRRLVKRRGQVVVQTQQGTPLKHMGLDLCERPAAGGDMDVDDVLDDVDKWDYVVSANRHSTLTWERVYPGEYTTLEYGSPRNDVFQQATSADVTRIRERLGVPEGAVVILYAPTHRDYRRTQRAALDLHRVLRRLGPRYVILARAHHRHGGPLVDTPSGRVIDVSDHPSVESLCLASDALVTDYSSIMFDYANLDRPIVIHADDWEAYEAARGTYFDLRSFPPGAVSRGEDELIDIFATGHWRGSRSAQLRAAFRERFCPHDDGRAAERVVRRVVLGETGSPPVVPLGRRHPVPSPAASLTTVPSSRRP from the coding sequence TTGCCCAGGTTCAGTGTCATTGTCCCCGTGTACCAGGTGCAGGCGTATCTGCACGAGTGCCTGGAATCGGTGCTCACACAGTCGTACCCCGATCTCGAACTGATCGCCGTCGACGACTGTTCACCGGACGCGTGCGGGGCGATCATCGACGAGTTCGCGGCCCGCGACCCGCGCGTGCACGCGGTGCACCTCGCCGAGAACCAGGGGCTGGGAGCCGCCCGCAACACGGGGATCGCGCAGGCCACTGGCGACTACCTGATCTTCCTGGACAGCGACGACAGCCTCACCCCGGGCGCCCTGCACGCCATCGCCGACCGGCTGAAGGAGACCGGCGATCCGGACGTCCTGGTCTACGACTACGCGCGCGCCTACTGGACCGGCGAGACGGTCCGCAACCAGGCCGCCGCCCGGCTCACCGAGGAGGGCCCGGCGCCCTTCCGTCTCTCGGACCGCCCGGGGCTGCTGCGGATGCTGATGGTCGCCTGGAACAAGGCGTACCGGCGGGACTTCGTCGAGGAGGAGGGCTTCGCCTTCCCGTCCGGCTACTACGAGGACACGCCCTGGACGTACCCGATCCTGATGACGGCGGAGTCGATCGCGACGCTGGACCGGGTGTGCGTGCACTACCGGCAGCGGCGCCGGGGCGGCATCCTCGGCACGGTCAGCCCGCGCCACTTCGATGTCTTCGAGCAGTACGACCGTGTCTTCGCCTACGTCGACCACCACCCCGAACTCGCCGGCTGGCGGCCGCTGTTGTTCCGCCGGATGGTCGACCATCTGCTCGTGGTGTTCGCCCGCCGCGACCGCCTCCCGCGCCGCAGCCGCACCGCGTTCCTGCGCACGGCCCGTACGTACTACCGCCGCTACCGCACCCCCGGCATCCCCGTCCCGGTGCGCGCCCGTCTCCACTGCACGCTGATCCGCCTGGGCCTGCACCGCACCTACCGCGTCCTGCGGCTCACGGCGGCCCTGCTGCGCCGTACCGCCAAGGCCGCCGACCGGCTGCTGAAGTCCCTGCGCTCCGCCGCGCTGCGCCTGCACTACCGCGTCCAGCGCTGGCTGCCGGTGCGCTCCGACCGCGCCGTCTTCGGCGCGCACGGCGTCCGCGGCCAGGGCTGCGCCCCGGGCGCCCTGGAGCAGGCGTTCCGCACCCACGCCCCGCACATCCGCACGGCCTGGATCGCCGACGCCGGGCAGCGGGATCCCGTCCGGTCCGGCACCCGTCGGCTGCGCCCCGGCACGGCCGCCTACTGGACGGCCCTGGCCCGCTCCAAGTACCTCGTGCACAACGCCGGACTCGACCGCCGCCTGGTCAAGCGCCGGGGCCAGGTCGTGGTGCAGACCCAGCAGGGCACCCCGCTCAAGCACATGGGCCTGGACCTGTGCGAACGCCCGGCGGCCGGCGGGGACATGGACGTCGACGACGTCCTCGACGACGTCGACAAGTGGGACTACGTCGTGTCCGCCAACCGCCACTCCACCCTGACCTGGGAGCGGGTGTACCCGGGCGAGTACACGACCCTCGAGTACGGCAGCCCGCGCAACGACGTCTTCCAGCAGGCCACTTCGGCGGACGTGACCCGGATCCGCGAGCGGCTCGGCGTCCCCGAGGGCGCGGTGGTGATCCTCTACGCCCCCACCCACCGCGACTACCGCCGCACCCAGCGCGCCGCCCTCGACCTGCATCGCGTCCTGCGCCGGCTGGGCCCGCGCTACGTCATCCTGGCCCGCGCCCACCATCGGCACGGCGGCCCGCTCGTCGACACCCCGTCCGGCCGGGTCATCGACGTCAGCGACCACCCGAGCGTCGAGTCGCTGTGCCTCGCCTCGGACGCCCTGGTCACCGACTACTCGTCGATCATGTTCGACTACGCCAACCTGGACCGGCCGATCGTGATCCACGCCGATGACTGGGAGGCGTACGAGGCGGCCCGTGGCACCTACTTCGACCTGCGGTCCTTTCCGCCGGGCGCGGTCTCGCGCGGGGAGGACGAGCTGATCGACATCTTCGCCACCGGCCACTGGCGCGGCTCGCGCTCCGCCCAGCTCAGGGCGGCGTTCCGGGAGCGGTTCTGCCCGCACGACGACGGGCGGGCCGCCGAGCGGGTCGTACGCCGGGTGGTGCTGGGCGAGACGGGCAGCCCACCGGTCGTACCGCTCGGCCGGCGCCACCCCGTGCCGTCGCCGGCCGCGTCCCTGACGACCGTGCCCAGCTCACGGCGCCCGTGA
- a CDS encoding carbohydrate ABC transporter permease, whose amino-acid sequence MSADAGRLTKAAPPPLTVVKGEQSLGGRLVSFVSGGLVRVFLIVVGLFWLVPTIGLLLSSLRPPEEMTASGWWEVFSKPSQLTFESYDKLLGNSDITDSIVNTVLITVPATVLVVVIGSLAGYAFAWMEFPGRDWWFLGVVGLLVVPVQVALIPIAELFGNIGIFGSMTGVILFHVGFGLPFAVFLLRNFFAEIPRELLEAARLDGAGELRLFFRVVMPLGGPAIAALGIFQFLWVWNDMLVALIFTDADSQPITVALQTQVRQFGNNVDILAPGAFISMVIPLVVFFAFQRQFVSGVMAGAVK is encoded by the coding sequence ATGAGTGCGGACGCCGGCAGGCTCACCAAGGCGGCGCCCCCGCCGCTCACCGTCGTCAAGGGCGAGCAGTCCCTCGGCGGCCGGCTCGTCTCCTTCGTCAGCGGCGGTCTGGTGCGGGTGTTCCTCATCGTCGTCGGCCTGTTCTGGCTGGTGCCGACGATCGGTCTGCTGCTGTCCTCGCTCCGGCCGCCGGAGGAGATGACCGCGAGCGGCTGGTGGGAGGTCTTCAGCAAGCCGTCCCAACTCACCTTCGAGAGCTACGACAAGCTCCTGGGCAACAGCGACATCACCGACTCGATCGTCAACACCGTGCTGATCACGGTCCCGGCGACGGTCCTCGTGGTCGTCATCGGCTCGCTCGCGGGATACGCGTTCGCGTGGATGGAGTTCCCGGGCCGCGACTGGTGGTTCCTGGGCGTAGTCGGCCTGTTGGTGGTTCCGGTGCAGGTGGCGCTGATCCCGATCGCCGAACTGTTCGGCAACATCGGCATCTTCGGCTCGATGACCGGTGTGATCCTGTTCCACGTCGGCTTCGGGCTGCCGTTCGCGGTGTTCCTGCTGCGGAACTTCTTCGCCGAGATCCCGAGGGAGTTGCTGGAGGCGGCCCGGCTGGACGGCGCCGGTGAACTGCGCCTGTTCTTCCGTGTCGTGATGCCGCTGGGCGGTCCGGCGATCGCCGCGCTCGGCATCTTCCAGTTCCTGTGGGTGTGGAACGACATGCTGGTCGCGCTGATCTTCACGGACGCCGACAGCCAGCCGATCACGGTCGCCCTGCAGACCCAGGTACGCCAGTTCGGCAACAACGTCGACATCCTGGCGCCCGGCGCGTTCATCTCCATGGTGATCCCGCTGGTCGTGTTCTTCGCGTTCCAGCGGCAGTTCGTGTCCGGCGTGATGGCGGGCGCGGTCAAGTAG
- a CDS encoding carbohydrate ABC transporter permease has product MASAEAAGGTAPPAAPKSRKSVTGTRRIVAVLFLLPALVLLGALVVYPIGYSVIRSFYDQSGGSFAGFDNYEALFTDDGIRTALKNNVIWVVFAPTVATALGLIFAVLTERVRWGTAFKLVVFMPMAISMLAAGIIFRLVYDQDPDKGVANAVWVGVHDTFAQASAFPKAHPGRESPLQAAPGGGFITKATVSAGTPVALPLVGVAPDQMPDGAERAVAPKAEPDKVTGTTWQDFTRGKGVGTLGGVDASELGYAGMKIEAVKDGKVVASTKAGDDGTFTLPAAADGAQLRLPADNFKAPYNGLDWLGPSLVTPSIIGSYIWMWAGFAMVLIAAGLAGIPRDLLEAARVDGANEWQVFRRVTVPLLAPVLAVVTVTLMINVLKIFDLVFIIAPGSSQDDANVLALELYRKGFSEDQPGIASAISVFLLLLVIPVMWFNVRRLRREVRR; this is encoded by the coding sequence ATGGCGTCCGCGGAAGCGGCAGGGGGCACCGCGCCCCCTGCCGCACCCAAGTCGCGCAAGAGCGTGACCGGCACCCGCAGGATCGTGGCGGTGCTCTTCCTGCTGCCCGCCCTGGTGCTGCTCGGCGCGCTCGTGGTGTACCCGATCGGGTACTCGGTGATCCGCAGCTTCTACGACCAGTCCGGCGGCTCCTTCGCGGGATTCGACAACTACGAGGCCCTCTTCACGGACGACGGCATCCGCACCGCCCTGAAGAACAACGTCATCTGGGTGGTGTTCGCGCCGACGGTCGCCACCGCGCTCGGTCTGATCTTCGCGGTGCTGACCGAACGGGTGCGCTGGGGCACGGCGTTCAAGCTGGTCGTCTTCATGCCGATGGCGATCTCGATGCTGGCGGCGGGCATCATCTTCCGGCTCGTGTACGACCAGGACCCGGACAAGGGCGTCGCGAACGCGGTGTGGGTGGGCGTCCACGACACCTTCGCGCAGGCGTCCGCGTTCCCCAAGGCGCACCCCGGCCGGGAGTCGCCCCTTCAGGCGGCGCCGGGCGGCGGTTTCATCACCAAGGCCACGGTCAGCGCCGGCACCCCGGTCGCCCTGCCCCTGGTCGGCGTCGCCCCCGACCAGATGCCGGACGGCGCCGAGCGGGCCGTGGCGCCGAAGGCCGAGCCGGACAAGGTCACCGGCACCACCTGGCAGGACTTCACCCGGGGCAAGGGCGTCGGCACGCTCGGCGGGGTCGACGCCTCCGAGCTGGGCTATGCCGGGATGAAGATCGAGGCCGTCAAGGACGGCAAGGTGGTGGCGTCCACGAAGGCCGGCGACGACGGCACGTTCACGCTGCCGGCCGCCGCCGACGGGGCTCAGCTCAGGCTTCCGGCGGACAACTTCAAGGCGCCGTACAACGGCCTGGACTGGCTCGGCCCGTCCCTGGTCACACCGTCCATCATCGGGTCGTACATCTGGATGTGGGCCGGTTTCGCGATGGTGCTGATCGCGGCCGGGCTCGCGGGCATCCCGCGCGATCTGCTGGAGGCCGCCCGGGTCGACGGCGCCAATGAGTGGCAGGTGTTCAGACGGGTCACGGTGCCCCTGCTCGCGCCCGTCCTCGCGGTCGTCACCGTCACCCTGATGATCAACGTGCTGAAGATCTTCGACCTGGTCTTCATCATCGCGCCGGGCTCCTCGCAGGACGACGCGAACGTCCTCGCCCTCGAGCTGTACCGCAAGGGCTTCTCCGAGGACCAGCCGGGCATCGCCAGCGCGATCTCGGTGTTCCTGCTGCTGCTCGTGATCCCGGTGATGTGGTTCAACGTCCGTCGGCTCAGGCGGGAGGTGCGGCGATGA
- a CDS encoding ABC transporter substrate-binding protein: MRSTSSKNRTSRAARTAAAVFAGALALSLTACGGDDDSGNGNEQGGSGKETAGTVTLPKLDGETLEVAAVWTGAEQQNFKKVLAEFEKRTGAKVTFVPAQDPIINFLGSKVAGGQPPDIAMLPQPGAIKQAVDKKWAKPLGADAVKELQENYSQGWQDIGKVDNKQYGVYYKAANKSLIWYNNAVFENAGATEPKTWDELLTTAQTVYDSGVTPFSVGGAEGWTLTDWFENIYLSQAGPEKYDQLARHEIKWTDPSVKDALTTLAQVWGKKDYVAGGATGALQTDFPASVTQTFTGGDQPKAAMVYEGDFAQVNITQAKAEVGTDAKVFPFPAVGDTAPVVSGGDAAVILQDSKAAQALATWLASPDAATIQAKLGGYLSPNKNVDNSAYPNAVQQKIAKALIDSGDDFRFDMSDQAPQAFGGTPGKGEWKALQDFLKNPSDVAGTQRTLEADAAAAYGN, encoded by the coding sequence ATGCGCAGCACGAGCAGCAAGAACCGGACAAGCAGGGCCGCAAGGACTGCGGCAGCCGTCTTCGCGGGTGCCCTCGCCCTCTCGCTCACCGCCTGCGGTGGCGACGACGACAGCGGCAACGGCAACGAACAGGGCGGATCCGGCAAGGAGACCGCCGGCACGGTCACCCTTCCCAAGCTGGACGGCGAGACCCTCGAGGTCGCCGCCGTATGGACCGGTGCCGAGCAGCAGAACTTCAAGAAGGTCCTCGCGGAGTTCGAGAAGCGCACCGGTGCCAAGGTCACCTTCGTGCCCGCGCAGGACCCGATCATCAACTTCCTCGGTTCGAAGGTCGCCGGCGGCCAGCCGCCGGACATCGCGATGCTTCCGCAGCCCGGCGCCATCAAGCAGGCCGTCGACAAGAAGTGGGCCAAGCCGCTCGGCGCCGACGCGGTGAAGGAGCTTCAGGAGAACTACTCGCAGGGCTGGCAGGACATCGGCAAGGTCGACAACAAGCAGTACGGCGTCTACTACAAGGCCGCCAACAAGTCCCTGATCTGGTACAACAACGCGGTCTTCGAGAACGCGGGGGCCACCGAGCCCAAGACGTGGGACGAGCTGCTCACCACCGCCCAGACGGTCTACGACTCCGGCGTCACGCCGTTCTCGGTGGGCGGTGCCGAGGGCTGGACCCTCACGGACTGGTTCGAGAACATCTATCTCTCCCAGGCGGGTCCGGAGAAGTACGACCAGCTGGCGCGGCACGAGATCAAGTGGACCGACCCGTCCGTGAAGGACGCGCTCACCACGCTCGCCCAGGTGTGGGGCAAGAAGGACTATGTGGCGGGCGGCGCGACCGGCGCGCTGCAGACGGACTTCCCGGCCTCCGTCACTCAGACCTTCACCGGCGGCGACCAGCCGAAGGCCGCCATGGTCTACGAGGGCGACTTCGCGCAGGTCAACATCACACAGGCCAAGGCGGAGGTCGGCACGGACGCGAAGGTGTTCCCGTTCCCGGCAGTCGGTGACACCGCGCCCGTGGTCTCCGGTGGCGACGCGGCCGTGATCCTTCAGGACTCCAAGGCGGCGCAGGCGCTGGCCACGTGGCTCGCCTCCCCGGACGCGGCGACGATCCAGGCGAAGCTCGGCGGCTACCTGTCGCCGAACAAGAACGTGGACAACTCGGCGTATCCGAACGCGGTGCAGCAGAAGATCGCCAAGGCGCTCATCGACTCCGGCGACGACTTCCGCTTCGACATGTCCGACCAGGCCCCGCAGGCCTTCGGCGGCACGCCCGGCAAGGGCGAGTGGAAGGCGCTCCAGGACTTCCTGAAGAACCCGTCGGACGTCGCGGGCACCCAGCGGACGCTGGAGGCCGACGCGGCCGCGGCATACGGAAACTGA
- a CDS encoding FHA domain-containing protein: MQIRLTVVDPLAPPAPARGRAASCDVLVTAPAGTALAAVASALASAVSGGDGPVVLYAGVERLDDRRSTLGEPPLIDGAVLSLGAPAAPEPHPELDDAPTQLHVVAGPDAGGVHLLHGGEIRIGRSADADVPLDDPDVSRLHCAVTVAADGRVSVADLGSTNGTTLDGARLTTRPVRFAPGALLRIGESALRLTPAGGPGARVRTEPDGEGHVRVLAGGDREADGAAAPAVPHARVADGGGDPGPLSGHGPVEPPIVPVQGRAPRIEQRGGSRQPPPPGPRGGDTHGAGFGVGTLGGEAASRTSPSTAAPSTAAPSTAASSPAASSPAASSTAASSPAASSTAAEGEAVGGSRKGTPLRGTDVPPGVRRRGGLTAWARRLAGGRGEQDPGRPETYDDDLPAEPAEQLPAANGPRLPEVWPNPASLLLTALGPGPRLWERAPSHAEALTVRLGTADRAAPDGSGLLPAVPVTADLREVGALGLAGPRERLAGLARAVLAQLAALHSPDALEVVLLSVDRTRPLEERTAEWAWLGWLPHVRPGHGQDCRLLLAYDREQATARTEELLRRLEDIAAETETPPAHDGRLPAQRAPRRPSWARDDEPADGADGFAGPYTVVVVDGDPGGADLREAVARLAAQGPRAGIHVVCLAETASASPASPVTETYEAACTVSPTFRECGAVALLSGDVATALRLMRVARGGAAEPDDGTVADQRRDADAAAHGPVGHGTVAAVDAVSLAWAERFARALAPLRTEGGVGERHARVSVPLPQAARLLDELGLARATPASLMARWADAGDDPQALGGRACAVLGAGPRGPVAADLGADGPHLLIEGPPGSGRTELLRAVVASLAAAERPDRLGVVLVDGRDSVGAGGAHGDGLRMCTDIPHVTTHLTANDPVRMREFAQSLSAELKRRAELLGRSDFAEWHTGRALSGRMVAQRAAAAGTGAGAGAGDLSGDLDTPPSSTLRLRPGAGRRRAEAVPPLPRLVVVVDDLDALVSPALGSPGRPAAGSVIRALEAVAREGERLGVHLVAAAGVGGRTAESEPARRATLRVTLDAVTAGPDEPAPGRGRLVRADGRVVPFQGGRVTGRIPRTATLRPTVVPLEWHRMGDPPARRQVRELGNGPTDLALLASAVERAARQVSATGVPSLL; encoded by the coding sequence ATGCAGATCCGGCTGACCGTCGTAGACCCGCTGGCCCCGCCTGCCCCGGCGCGTGGCCGCGCCGCGAGCTGCGACGTGCTGGTCACGGCCCCCGCGGGCACGGCCCTGGCCGCGGTGGCGTCGGCGCTCGCCTCGGCCGTGTCCGGCGGCGACGGCCCCGTCGTGCTGTACGCGGGCGTGGAGCGCCTCGACGACCGGCGCAGCACACTCGGCGAGCCCCCGCTGATAGACGGCGCGGTGCTGTCCCTGGGCGCCCCGGCGGCACCGGAGCCGCACCCCGAGCTGGACGACGCCCCGACCCAGCTCCATGTGGTCGCCGGCCCCGACGCGGGCGGCGTCCACCTTCTGCACGGCGGCGAGATCCGCATCGGCCGCTCCGCCGACGCCGACGTACCGCTCGACGACCCGGACGTCTCCCGGCTGCACTGCGCGGTCACGGTCGCCGCCGACGGCCGCGTCTCGGTCGCCGACCTCGGCTCCACCAACGGCACGACGCTGGACGGCGCCCGTCTGACCACCCGCCCGGTGCGGTTCGCGCCGGGCGCGCTGCTGCGGATCGGCGAGTCGGCGCTGCGGCTGACTCCGGCCGGCGGACCGGGGGCGCGGGTGCGCACGGAGCCGGACGGGGAGGGGCATGTGCGGGTCCTTGCGGGGGGCGACCGGGAGGCCGACGGCGCCGCGGCCCCCGCGGTGCCTCACGCACGCGTGGCGGACGGCGGCGGCGACCCGGGGCCGCTTTCGGGACACGGCCCGGTCGAGCCGCCCATCGTGCCGGTCCAGGGCCGGGCGCCGCGGATCGAACAGCGCGGTGGATCGCGGCAGCCGCCGCCCCCGGGACCGCGCGGTGGTGACACCCACGGTGCGGGCTTCGGGGTGGGGACGCTCGGCGGGGAGGCGGCCTCGCGTACGTCCCCTTCTACGGCCGCCCCCTCTACGGCCGCCCCCTCTACGGCCGCTTCCTCCCCGGCCGCCTCTTCCCCGGCTGCCTCTTCCACGGCCGCCTCTTCCCCGGCTGCTTCTTCCACGGCCGCCGAGGGCGAGGCGGTCGGCGGCAGCCGCAAGGGCACCCCGCTGCGAGGCACCGACGTGCCGCCGGGCGTGCGCAGGCGGGGCGGGCTCACGGCGTGGGCGCGACGGCTGGCCGGAGGGCGCGGGGAGCAGGACCCGGGCCGGCCCGAGACATACGACGACGACCTGCCGGCCGAGCCCGCGGAGCAGCTTCCGGCGGCGAACGGCCCCCGGCTGCCGGAGGTCTGGCCGAACCCGGCGTCCCTGCTGCTGACGGCCCTGGGCCCCGGGCCCCGGCTGTGGGAGCGCGCACCGAGCCACGCGGAGGCGCTCACGGTACGGCTCGGCACCGCCGACCGGGCGGCGCCCGACGGCTCGGGACTGCTGCCCGCCGTGCCGGTGACCGCGGATCTGCGGGAGGTCGGGGCGCTGGGCCTGGCCGGTCCACGCGAACGGCTCGCCGGGCTGGCGCGCGCGGTGCTGGCCCAACTCGCCGCACTGCACTCGCCCGACGCCCTGGAAGTGGTCCTGCTCAGCGTGGACCGCACCCGTCCGCTGGAGGAGCGCACCGCCGAATGGGCATGGCTGGGCTGGCTCCCGCATGTCCGCCCCGGACACGGCCAGGACTGCCGGCTGCTGCTGGCCTACGACCGCGAACAGGCGACGGCGCGAACAGAGGAGTTGCTGCGGCGTCTGGAGGACATCGCCGCGGAGACGGAGACACCCCCCGCACACGACGGCCGACTTCCCGCCCAGCGTGCCCCGCGCCGGCCCTCCTGGGCGCGGGACGACGAACCGGCCGACGGCGCGGACGGGTTCGCGGGGCCGTACACCGTGGTCGTCGTGGACGGCGATCCCGGGGGTGCCGATCTGCGGGAGGCCGTGGCACGGCTGGCGGCGCAGGGCCCGCGGGCCGGGATCCACGTCGTGTGCCTCGCCGAGACGGCTTCGGCGTCGCCCGCTTCGCCGGTGACGGAGACGTACGAGGCGGCGTGCACGGTGTCGCCGACGTTCCGGGAGTGCGGCGCGGTCGCGCTGCTGAGCGGCGATGTGGCCACGGCGCTGCGGCTGATGCGGGTGGCGCGGGGCGGGGCGGCCGAACCGGACGACGGCACCGTCGCGGACCAGCGGCGCGACGCCGACGCCGCCGCGCACGGCCCCGTCGGACACGGCACGGTCGCCGCCGTGGACGCCGTCTCGCTCGCCTGGGCCGAGCGGTTCGCGCGGGCTCTGGCGCCGTTGCGGACGGAGGGCGGCGTCGGGGAGCGGCACGCGCGTGTGTCGGTGCCGTTGCCCCAGGCGGCGCGGCTGCTCGACGAGTTGGGGCTGGCCCGCGCCACCCCGGCGTCGCTGATGGCGCGCTGGGCCGACGCGGGCGACGACCCGCAGGCCCTCGGCGGCCGGGCGTGTGCGGTGCTCGGGGCCGGGCCGCGCGGGCCGGTCGCCGCGGACCTCGGTGCGGACGGGCCGCATCTGCTGATCGAGGGCCCGCCCGGCAGCGGGCGTACGGAGCTGCTGCGGGCGGTCGTCGCATCGCTCGCGGCGGCCGAGCGCCCGGACCGGCTGGGCGTCGTGCTGGTCGACGGCCGGGACAGCGTCGGTGCGGGCGGCGCGCACGGCGACGGGCTGCGGATGTGCACCGACATACCGCATGTCACCACCCACCTGACCGCCAACGACCCGGTCCGCATGCGGGAGTTCGCCCAGTCGCTCAGCGCCGAGCTCAAGCGCCGGGCCGAGCTGCTCGGGCGGTCCGACTTCGCCGAATGGCACACGGGGCGGGCGCTGTCGGGCCGGATGGTCGCGCAGCGCGCGGCGGCGGCCGGGACCGGGGCCGGGGCCGGGGCCGGTGATCTGTCGGGGGATCTGGACACTCCGCCCAGCTCCACGCTGCGGCTGCGGCCGGGGGCGGGACGTCGGCGGGCCGAGGCGGTGCCGCCGCTGCCCCGCCTGGTCGTGGTCGTGGACGATCTGGACGCCCTGGTCTCCCCCGCGCTGGGATCACCGGGCCGGCCCGCGGCGGGCTCGGTGATACGGGCGCTGGAGGCCGTGGCCCGCGAGGGCGAGCGGCTCGGGGTGCATCTGGTGGCCGCGGCGGGCGTCGGGGGCCGTACGGCGGAGTCGGAGCCGGCGCGGCGGGCGACGTTGCGGGTGACGCTGGACGCGGTGACGGCCGGCCCGGACGAACCGGCGCCGGGGCGGGGACGGCTGGTCCGGGCGGACGGCAGGGTCGTGCCGTTCCAGGGCGGGCGGGTCACCGGGCGCATCCCTCGGACGGCGACGCTGCGGCCGACGGTCGTGCCGTTGGAGTGGCACCGGATGGGCGATCCACCGGCCCGGCGTCAGGTGCGGGAGCTGGGGAACGGGCCGACGGATCTGGCGTTGCTGGCCAGTGCGGTGGAGCGGGCGGCGAGGCAGGTCTCGGCGACCGGGGTGCCGTCCCTCCTGTAG